ACTCGCTTCTCGAAGACATCCGTCGTGGGATTCATCAAACGGGTGTAGATATTCCCGAATTCCTTGAGCCCAAACAGGTTGGCTCCGTGTTCTGCGTCGTTGAAAACGTAAGAACTGGTTTGATAAATGGGCACTGCCCTGGAGTTGGTCGCACTATCAGGCGACTGGCCGGCGTGGAGCTGAAGGGTCTCAAAACGCTGGGACATCAGACCAGATCAATCAAGCTTTGATTTAGTTCTAGTCGTCTCTACGCATCTGGCAGCTCTGGTTTGTCCGTTTCTGCCAAAGAGGGGAATGTGGTTCGAATCAGGGTGTGGATTTCACGGTGCGCCTCGCGTCGGAATCCTTCGATTCCATCGGCGCTCAAGATTGGGTAAGTGCGATCGCTGGCGTCAACGTCGCGCAGATGTTTCCAGCGATTGCTTTCTTTTTCCTTCAGTGCCGTCAGCGCAGCTTGGAAGTCGTAGGCCTTTGTGGTTCCAAGGGCAGCTGCTTGAGAGGCCAGGGTTTCACGGACGGGACCAAGCGCTTTGGCCTTGAGGGTGTCCGGTAAACCAAGCACCGGCTCGTAGTGATCGAGGATGCGCAGCTCGGTCTCCAACAGCACAGGCCAGGCACCTTTGTCTCCATCGCTGAGTCCCATCTCCGCTTCAGCAGCAGCCATGGCATCGCATTGGAATCGGAGCCAGCTGTAATAGCTCTTGTCCTTCAAGGACTTTTTGGCTGCAGCCCGTCCAGACAAAATTTTAGGGAGTGCGTTTTCCGCTTTCCGGAGAAACAAGCGATCTTCCCGCTCGAGATTCATGGCTCCCCAGCGCTGGCGATATTCCCAGAGCTCGACATATCTGACAACCTCGGCCTCTGACCAGCCGAGGCCCTTCAGTTCATCGCCACGGTGAGAAGTTTCCTTGGGCACCCGTTGCACGCATCACGCCTTCAATCAGGGTAGGTGTTGATGCTCAATTTGCTGGAGGCCGACTGATCGGATGGGTTTTGAGGTAGTCCTTCACAGTGATCGGTTCGGCTTGGTTGTAGCCCACGGGCAGCCATAGGTCGCCATCGGCGGCGTTGAAGTGGATTTCCCAGTGATAGAGGCCGTTGTAGGCCTGTGGATCCTCCCGTATTAATGAGGCATACAGCAGAACAGCACGTCCGTAGTAGTCGCTGTTGTTGTACCCCCACAACCCTTGGCGGATATCCCTGAGCCCACCGCGTCTCACCAAATAACGGGCTGCAGCTTGAATTGCATCGTGCGGATCGCGAATGTTGCCTTGTCCGATCCCTGCTTCCGCCCAGGTGGTGGGTAAGAACTGCATGGGGCCTTGCGCATTGGCCACTGAAATGCCATCGATGCGCCCCATGCCGGTTTCAACCAAATTCACTGCGGCCAGAACCTCCCACTCAATGCCTGTGGCGGCCTCGGCTTTGCGGTAGTAGGAGAGCAGGTTTTCCGCCGGTTCTGGAGCAATGATTCGCCAGGCGGGTAAAACCGTTGGGCGGCGAGTCCGACCCATCCGTAAAAATTCCCCCCGAGCGGCCAAATGCCGCTCAGCCACACTGCGCCATTGAGCGGGGAGTGCCGCAACCACTTCTGAAGACAGGGTTGGGTTGGCGGAGAGAACCCGATAGATCACTTGTTGTTGATGCCCCAGATCGGGGAGGGATCCTTCAGGGGTTGTTGGGTCCCTTAAGGCGGTCTCAACCGTGTTGAGCAGTGCAGCAATCTTTTGGGGATGGGAGGGCACCTTCGGGTAGCTGCGAACCTTCGCGATCGTGGGTTGCTTGCCGATTGCGGCTGGACTCTCTGGCGAGCCGCCCAGCGAGGGAAGCGCAACTGTTTTGGGTTGTTTTATCCCCAACAATGCCAGCGTCGTGGCGGCAGCCACAAAGGCAATCAGAGCAGAACGTCTCCGCATCTCGTTGTCTATGGGCAGTGGCGTGACCCTACGGCCCACTCAGCCCTTAAGGAAGGTGCTTCGGTCGTGAAAATCAGCTTTTGCCTGGTGGCGATGGGCCCAGTGACTTAACCCTGCATCTCCATGGTCGATCACGGCAGAGAGGTTCACCTCGGGACACACCCCAGCAGACCACCATGGCGCTAAGGGAAGACGAACGTCCACGCGAAGGTGATGGTGCAAGCGTTGGATCCCAATCTCTGGGTCTTGCTTCAGCATCTGCGGTTGCTGGCCACTGCGATAGCTCTCGAAGCTGTAGACCGCCCAATCGCCATTGGGGGAAAGATTGATCTCCCAATAACGGCTTTGATTCGGCAAGGCCAAAAATGCTTCAAAACAGGTGGCTTTCCAGAGACCATCTCGACGGTTCCCCTCCTGGGGGCCGTCATCTAGGGGGGAGGGAAGCACCAGCGTCGAGAGACCGGGAGGCGCTAACGCAAGCAGTCCATAGCTGAGCTCTAGCCAACCATTGCTGTTCCAAACGAGCGATGCACTGACTTGAATATCACTGGGAATGGAACGCTCGAAGGGGGTCAAGCGCGCCACCTGACGCAGCATGACGGCGGGGCGAGGCATCTCTTTTAGTTCACGGGTCGATCGCTGAGGCGTTGGATGAGGCGTTGAAGCGCCGGCATCTGATTCTCGATGTCTTGCACAAGCTTGAACTGAACAGCGGCGCGTTGAAGATTGTGGCTTGGTCGATTTGTTTTGAAATAAACGTTCCCTTCAAGATGATCCGTAAGGAAGCGCAGTCCGAGTTCCAGGGGGATCAAACGAATGCAGTCTGGGAGGTAATGAAGATCCCATTCACTCAGAAAGCCGCGCGCAACCTTGATATACCCCTCCAGCATCGCTTCACAGAGGTTTAAGTCAAAACCAACGCTCTCTAGATCGGTGGTTTCCTCGCCCGCTGCGTTGCAACAGGAACGAATGCAATCGCCGATGTCGTAATGGATTAATCCTGGTTTAACCGTGTCGAGGTCAATCAGGCCGACGGCCTTGCCGCTGGTCTCATCGATCATCACGTTGTTGATTTTGGGATCTCCATGGATTGGCCGATGCTGCAACTCGCCGCGGGCCAGAGCAGCTTCGAGCACATCAACCCCTTCTCGACGCTTGTCGATGAAGGTGCAGGCCGCTTGTTCGGCGGGATCCAGCACAGAACAAGAATTGAGCACGGTATCGAAACGATTGAGATACTCTGGCGTTACGTGGAAGTTTTCAAGGGTGTCAGCCAGTTGGTGAATGGCTAGGTCGTGAATCAAGTTGTGGAACATGCCAAGCCCATACCCCAGCTCGTTCGCTTGGTTGCAATCCTGAATCTCGTTGCTGGTAGTTGCAGCGCTGATGTAAGTAATTGAGCGCCAAAACTCCCCGTTGTGCTCAACCCATGCGGAGTCTTCGTTTCGGCAGGGCACAATTCTCGGAAGTTCCCAGCGTCGCCCTTGAAGCTCCGGTGGTGGCGTGGCCATCCGCCGGTCCATGTGTGCACCCAGTGCTTGCAAGTTGCGCATCACTAAATCTGGACGTTCAAACACGGCTGTGTTCAGCCGCTGCATCACAAAACTCCCCCTCTTGTTTGCCCCTTCGTGGGTGACAAGAAAGGTTTCGTTCACGTTTCCCGAGCCGAGGGTCCGGATCGCCGTGATCTGTTCACGGGGATGGAAGCGATCGGCGATGGCTTCCAGGGCCTCGGTCATCGATAGTCGCACTGGTCTTATGCCAAAACCTTGCCGTTAACCGTTGGGAAGTCCTTCTCTCGGTGTGCGGAACAACAGGCGACTACGACTCAAGTGTCCATTTGCGATTCAATCAAGTCCATGAGCTGTAGGTGGGCGGCTACACCTGCTTCATTGGCTTCATCCAGGGTTACTTCGCCGCGCATGGCCTGCCGCGCGTTATCGGCGATCACAGCATTCACCAGGAGGTCGAGGGCCTCTGGAATTTCAAGGTTTTGCAGGGCCTCGCCATAGCGACGGCTATGGCTAGGTCGTACCGATTCCTGGCAGTAGCTGGATAGTTCCCGACTTTCCGTCATCACTTGATAGGCGGTTTCCTTCACACCAGGGCGTCCATAGATCGCCATGTACAACAAATTCACCATGGAGGCGTCATGCACTGGGATTGCATATTTGCGGGCAATTTGTGGCCAGTAGCGCAACGATTTCAGCCCTTCCAGCCCCCCTTTTCGCATCCCGGCTGCTTCACACCACTCTTCGAGTTCCTCCATGGAATGCGGGCAACGACCTTGTTCCTGCATGCGCATCGCGAGCACCTGGCCGGCTTGGAAATTCCGCGTAGGACTGCCAGAAACCGGCAACATCATGCTGCCGCGGACATCCGCCACCATGGCGGTGAGCTGGCTGAACGTGTGGTCGCGCACCTTTTCGAAATCCCCGTCTCGAACAAGCGTTGCCTCAATTCTGGGCACCGCATACCCCAGCTCTGTGAGGGGAATCGGTTGCCGGTGATAAAGCTTCTGGCGGTCTGGACGCGCCATCGACACCGTGGCGGCCTGGTCCATGCACTGATCAAGAAGCAGTGTCAGCAACGTGGGCAGCACCCCAGGGTTGTCTTGGTGAAAGGTGTACCCAAAACCAGCAAACACGGAGGCCATGTTTTTGGCCGCTTTGATGTATTGCCCTTCAACGTTATGAACTCCAGCTGCTACTTGAATGTTGGGGGAAAGTTGATCGAGTAATTGCGCTCCCAGCATTGCCGTAAGGGCGTTGGGATGGCAGAAATTGGCGGTGAAACTATCAAAAGGATTGCGAAGGGCCCCATGGCGATGAAACCCTGAGAAAAAGGCCAAGTTGGGCTCCTTTTCGCAGAGCACATAGGCGCTGTTACTGATTGGATCGTGGTTAAAGGAACCGGCTAGACAAGCCAAAACCACTTGATCACGTCCCAGCTCTTCTCGCAGGCGCGTGGCTTCCAGCAAATCCTCTTCAATGTGATTGCTGTTGGCGCTGAGCACCACGAGCTCACAGCGTCGAATTAGGTCTTCAAGGGTGTTGGGAGTTCGCTCAGTGCCCGTGCGGTGGGTTCCCATATCGAGCACGGTTTCCACGTGCCCGGGATCCATGTTTTTGATGGATTCCGCCGGGAAGGCTCCAAGCAGCTCACGACCAAGTCGAGGGGCAAGCAACAACCGTCCTGCCTCGTTCTGCATCGCGCAGTTGTAGGCCAGTGATGCGGGATAAAGCCCGACGCTGTAGAAGCCAACTTTTCCGGCCACAACTTCATGAATCCTGCGTCGGATCGACACGGCATCCAGGCTTTGGTCGAAAAAAGAATTGCGCATGGCTTCTAGCCTAAGCAGGGCCGTTCGAGAGCCTGAAAGCTCCGGGGTAATTCGATGACACTCACTCTGTATGGCGGTCCAAAAACGCGGGCCTCGATGCCGCGTTGGTACCTCGAAGAGCAGGGGATTGTTTACGACTTAGTGGAATTGGACTTGCGGGGGAACCAGCACCGACAAGCCGACTATCTCCAGGTCAACCCCTTCGGAAAATTGCCGGCCCTCGTTGATAGCAGTGTTCAAGCCATGGATGGAACACCGCTCAAGTTGTTTGAATCTGGAGCCATCCTTCTCCACTTGGCAGAACACCATGCTGGACAGATCAAGTCAGCTGCTGAACGCTCGTTAAGGGTTCAGTGGTTGCTCTTTGCGAATGCAACCTTGGCGATTGCACTGTTTGTACCCAGCAATCGGGAGCGAGAATTTCCGCGTCTCATGCAGGCGCTGAATCACCATTTGACCCCTGGCCGTCCCCTGGTCGGTGATCAGTGGGGTGCAGCCGATTGCGCTGTAACTGCTTATCTCGCCTACTTACCCATCTTTTTCCCCCAAGAGGATTTGTCGCCGTATCCAGCAATTCAGGCGTTGATCACGGCCACCCAGCAGCGTCCTGCTTATCGCAAAGTGATGGGCATGGATTGATTGGAGGCGGTGTAATGCACTGAAAGCCTGATTCCGATGTCGCCAACGTCCCGAGAATTGTTGTTGGCATATCGCTGGCCGGCTGCCGTGGTCGTATCGAGTTTTGTGTTGGCCACCACGGCGATTCAAATCCTCAGCAAGCCAATACCGATTCGGATTGAGGGTGGTTTGCAGGTCGACAAGCTCGTCTTACCCGCGAGTGTGACCATTCGATCGAATGAACCTTTGCCGGTTGCGGTTCGTGAGGATGTCGTGATTACAGGAACAACTCCCTTGGCGGTTCAAGGCCAAGTTCAGGTGGGTGGAGAGGTGAAGGCCAATGTTCGATCCATCGAGACTCCTGTTCAGGTGAATGCGGCTGTCACGGTGAACGAAACGGTGAACGTGAACGGAAAAGTCAACGTGGGAGGGAAAGTGATGGTTGAAGGAAATGTTGGAGCGAAAGTGAAACCCACCCTGCTGCCGTTGCCGTTGCCTTGATTAGGCCCGTCGGTTGCGGGGGGCTGCACCGTCTCCCCGAAGCAACCCTTTTTCCCATCGAGAAACTTGACGAAGGGTAAGTCCCGCCAGGGCTGCAACGACGACACCAACGGCACTCCATACCCCGCCTTGGCCTAACCCCACCAGAGCAGCAGCACCCCACAACACCGCCCATGCCCAAGGCCGGGCAGTGCGGATTCGTCTCAGAGCTGTGGAGCAACTGCGACACGATTGGGTATGGCTGTAAAAACGATCCATCAAGTCTGTGGTTCGCCGACGTTCGGGTAGGGATTCCCCCGCAAATGGCTCACCGCCGTTGTTGTTCAGCCAGCGATGGAGTGCGGCCACATAGAC
The DNA window shown above is from Synechococcus sp. CC9902 and carries:
- a CDS encoding phosphotransferase enzyme family protein, whose protein sequence is MTEALEAIADRFHPREQITAIRTLGSGNVNETFLVTHEGANKRGSFVMQRLNTAVFERPDLVMRNLQALGAHMDRRMATPPPELQGRRWELPRIVPCRNEDSAWVEHNGEFWRSITYISAATTSNEIQDCNQANELGYGLGMFHNLIHDLAIHQLADTLENFHVTPEYLNRFDTVLNSCSVLDPAEQAACTFIDKRREGVDVLEAALARGELQHRPIHGDPKINNVMIDETSGKAVGLIDLDTVKPGLIHYDIGDCIRSCCNAAGEETTDLESVGFDLNLCEAMLEGYIKVARGFLSEWDLHYLPDCIRLIPLELGLRFLTDHLEGNVYFKTNRPSHNLQRAAVQFKLVQDIENQMPALQRLIQRLSDRPVN
- a CDS encoding DOMON-like domain-containing protein, with protein sequence MPRPAVMLRQVARLTPFERSIPSDIQVSASLVWNSNGWLELSYGLLALAPPGLSTLVLPSPLDDGPQEGNRRDGLWKATCFEAFLALPNQSRYWEINLSPNGDWAVYSFESYRSGQQPQMLKQDPEIGIQRLHHHLRVDVRLPLAPWWSAGVCPEVNLSAVIDHGDAGLSHWAHRHQAKADFHDRSTFLKG
- a CDS encoding lytic transglycosylase domain-containing protein: MRRRSALIAFVAAATTLALLGIKQPKTVALPSLGGSPESPAAIGKQPTIAKVRSYPKVPSHPQKIAALLNTVETALRDPTTPEGSLPDLGHQQQVIYRVLSANPTLSSEVVAALPAQWRSVAERHLAARGEFLRMGRTRRPTVLPAWRIIAPEPAENLLSYYRKAEAATGIEWEVLAAVNLVETGMGRIDGISVANAQGPMQFLPTTWAEAGIGQGNIRDPHDAIQAAARYLVRRGGLRDIRQGLWGYNNSDYYGRAVLLYASLIREDPQAYNGLYHWEIHFNAADGDLWLPVGYNQAEPITVKDYLKTHPISRPPAN
- a CDS encoding glutathione S-transferase family protein, with the translated sequence MTLTLYGGPKTRASMPRWYLEEQGIVYDLVELDLRGNQHRQADYLQVNPFGKLPALVDSSVQAMDGTPLKLFESGAILLHLAEHHAGQIKSAAERSLRVQWLLFANATLAIALFVPSNREREFPRLMQALNHHLTPGRPLVGDQWGAADCAVTAYLAYLPIFFPQEDLSPYPAIQALITATQQRPAYRKVMGMD